From a region of the bacterium BMS3Abin02 genome:
- a CDS encoding BMC domain protein, producing MRPALALLEFDSVARGIEAGDQMVKRAPIEVIRTGTVHPGKYLVLVAGEVADVEEAVAAGRAVTTLVDVVLLPDVHPDVAAAVKGARRTGGGEALGIIETRTVAAVIQAADAGVKGAKVTLLELRMADGLGGKGYLLFQGTVSDVEAAVEIGSASVPERVISVVIPQLHREMGENLFADARFADRVGEE from the coding sequence ATGCGTCCTGCGCTGGCGCTCCTCGAGTTCGATTCCGTGGCTCGCGGGATCGAGGCGGGCGATCAGATGGTCAAGCGAGCACCCATCGAAGTGATCCGGACCGGAACCGTCCATCCGGGGAAGTACCTCGTTCTCGTCGCCGGTGAGGTGGCCGATGTCGAGGAAGCCGTCGCCGCGGGTCGAGCAGTGACGACCCTGGTGGACGTCGTGCTGCTTCCCGACGTACACCCCGACGTCGCAGCGGCCGTCAAGGGAGCCAGGCGTACCGGGGGAGGAGAGGCCCTCGGCATCATCGAGACGCGTACCGTGGCAGCGGTCATCCAGGCCGCCGACGCCGGGGTGAAAGGCGCAAAGGTGACGCTGTTGGAGCTTCGGATGGCCGATGGTCTCGGTGGCAAGGGCTACCTGCTGTTCCAGGGGACCGTCTCCGATGTCGAAGCCGCGGTCGAGATCGGCTCCGCGAGCGTGCCCGAACGCGTCATCTCGGTGGTCATCCCGCAGCTCCACCGAGAGATGGGGGAGAACCTCTTCGCGGATGCGCGTTTTGCCGACCGAGTCGGCGAGGAGTAG
- the ccmL_2 gene encoding carbon dioxide concentrating mechanism protein CcmL, whose amino-acid sequence MQLGRVIGTVVATTKTPGLEGVKFLIVQPLGRDRRPKGRPVVAADAVHMAGPGELVYVVGSREAAQALPETFVPVDHAIVGIVDAVEVSP is encoded by the coding sequence GTGCAACTGGGACGAGTCATCGGAACGGTCGTCGCGACGACCAAGACGCCCGGCCTGGAAGGCGTGAAGTTCTTGATCGTGCAGCCGCTCGGGCGGGATCGGCGACCGAAAGGGCGGCCGGTCGTCGCCGCAGACGCGGTGCACATGGCCGGCCCCGGCGAACTGGTCTACGTCGTCGGGTCACGCGAAGCCGCCCAGGCACTCCCCGAAACGTTCGTGCCGGTCGATCACGCCATCGTCGGCATCGTGGACGCCGTCGAGGTGAGTCCATGA
- the eutN gene encoding ethanolamine utilization protein EutN, which produces MKVAKVVGTVVSTISSPVFDHRKLLVCDLLDAAGEADGDYLIAVDAVGAGAGETVLILDEGTSARQVVGWETAPIRAVVVGIVDEMVIDGETIV; this is translated from the coding sequence ATGAAGGTCGCCAAGGTGGTCGGAACGGTCGTTTCCACGATCAGCTCGCCCGTCTTCGACCACCGCAAGCTCCTCGTCTGTGATCTCCTCGATGCCGCGGGCGAGGCGGACGGGGACTATCTGATTGCGGTCGACGCCGTTGGCGCCGGAGCCGGAGAGACTGTCCTCATCCTCGACGAGGGCACGTCCGCCCGCCAAGTCGTCGGATGGGAGACGGCGCCGATCCGGGCAGTCGTGGTCGGCATCGTCGACGAGATGGTGATCGACGGCGAGACGATCGTCTAG